Proteins co-encoded in one Salvelinus sp. IW2-2015 linkage group LG17, ASM291031v2, whole genome shotgun sequence genomic window:
- the LOC111976565 gene encoding heterogeneous nuclear ribonucleoprotein A1 isoform X5 → MSKEAPREPEQLRKLFIGGLSFETTDESLREHFEQWGSLTDCVVMRDPANKRSRGFGFVTYSGVNEVDAAMEARPHKVDGRLVEPKRAVSREDSSRPGAHVTVKKIFVGGIKEDTEDSHLRDYFEQFGKIEVIDIMTDRTSGKKRGFAFVTFDDHDAVDRIVIQKYHTLNGHNCEVRKALSRQEMQTTGVGMRGGRGGGGNYGRGGGYGGNDFGRDGGYFDGRGGRGGGYGGGDGGYNNGYGGGDGGYGGGPGGYGGNRGYGGGQGYGGGHGGGYGGGNGYNDYNNGNGGNFGGGNFGGGGGNNYNDFGNYNNQASNYGPMKSNNFGGSSGGGGGSGGGSSGGSGGGGGGGGRSSGPYGGGYGGNSGGGGGGYGGGSGGRRF, encoded by the exons ATGTCGAAAGAG GCCCCACGTGAACCCGAGCAGCTCCGCAAACTGTTCATCGGAGGTCTGAGCTTCGAAACCACGGATGAGAGTTTGCGAGAACACTTCGAACAATGGGGATCTCTTACAGATTGTGTG GTCATGAGAGATCCAGCCAACAAACGCTCTAGAGGTTTTGGGTTTGTCACCTACTCTGGTGTGAACGAGGTCGATGCTGCCATGGAAGCACGCCCCCATAAGGTTGATGGTAGGCTGGTAGAGCCCAAGAGGGCTGTTTCCAGAGAGGACTCTAGCCGTCCAGGCGCTCATGTCACAGTGAAAAAGATATTTGTTGGCGGTATCAAGGAAGACACTGAAGACTCCCACCTACGAGACTACTTTGAGCAATTTGGCAAGATTGAAGTAATAGACATTATGACCGACCGCACCAGTGGCAAGAAGAGGGGCTTCGCCTTTGTCACGTTTGATGACCATGATGCAGTGGACAGGATTGTCA tcCAGAAATACCACACGTTGAACGGTCACAATTGCGAAGTGAGGAAAGCATTGTCCAGACAGGAGATGCAGACAACAGGAGTGGGTATGAGGGGTG GCCGCGGAGGTGGCGGCAACTATGGCAGAGGTGGAGGATATGGAGGTAATGATTTTGGCCGTGATGGTGGATACTTCGATGGCCGTG GAGGCAGAGGGGGTGGATACGGAGGAGGAGATGGCGGTTACAACAATGGTTATGGGGGAGGTGACG GTGGTTATGGTGGAGGCCCTGGTGGTTATGGTGGTAACCGTGGCTACGGCGGAGGACAAGGTTATGGTGGTGGACAYGGTGGCGGCTACGGTGGTGGAAATGGCTATAACGACTACAACAATGGCAATGGTGGAAACTTTGGCGGCG GAAACTTTGGCGGCGGTGGCGGTAACAACTACAATGACTTTGGCAACTACAACAACCAGGCTTCCAACTACGGCCCAATGAAGAGTAACAACTTTGGAGGCAGCAGTGGCGGCGGTGGAGGTAGCGGTGGTGGCAGCAGTGGTGGAAGCGGCGGTGGTGGTGGCGGCGGCGGCAGGAGTAGCGGCCCATATGGAG GTGGATATGGAGGTAACTCAGGAGGTGGTGGCGGTGGGTATGGCGGGGGCTCCGGTGGACGACGATTCTAA
- the LOC111976565 gene encoding heterogeneous nuclear ribonucleoprotein A1 isoform X4: MSKEAPREPEQLRKLFIGGLSFETTDESLREHFEQWGSLTDCVVMRDPANKRSRGFGFVTYSGVNEVDAAMEARPHKVDGRLVEPKRAVSREDSSRPGAHVTVKKIFVGGIKEDTEDSHLRDYFEQFGKIEVIDIMTDRTSGKKRGFAFVTFDDHDAVDRIVIQKYHTLNGHNCEVRKALSRQEMQTTGVGMRGGRGGGGNYGRGGGYGGNDFGRDGGYFDGRGDADSSVSGGRGGGYGGGDGGYNNGYGGGDGGYGGGPGGYGGNRGYGGGQGYGGGHGGGYGGGNGYNDYNNGNGGNFGGGNFGGGGGNNYNDFGNYNNQASNYGPMKSNNFGGSSGGGGGSGGGSSGGSGGGGGGGGRSSGPYGGGYGGNSGGGGGGYGGGSGGRRF, from the exons ATGTCGAAAGAG GCCCCACGTGAACCCGAGCAGCTCCGCAAACTGTTCATCGGAGGTCTGAGCTTCGAAACCACGGATGAGAGTTTGCGAGAACACTTCGAACAATGGGGATCTCTTACAGATTGTGTG GTCATGAGAGATCCAGCCAACAAACGCTCTAGAGGTTTTGGGTTTGTCACCTACTCTGGTGTGAACGAGGTCGATGCTGCCATGGAAGCACGCCCCCATAAGGTTGATGGTAGGCTGGTAGAGCCCAAGAGGGCTGTTTCCAGAGAGGACTCTAGCCGTCCAGGCGCTCATGTCACAGTGAAAAAGATATTTGTTGGCGGTATCAAGGAAGACACTGAAGACTCCCACCTACGAGACTACTTTGAGCAATTTGGCAAGATTGAAGTAATAGACATTATGACCGACCGCACCAGTGGCAAGAAGAGGGGCTTCGCCTTTGTCACGTTTGATGACCATGATGCAGTGGACAGGATTGTCA tcCAGAAATACCACACGTTGAACGGTCACAATTGCGAAGTGAGGAAAGCATTGTCCAGACAGGAGATGCAGACAACAGGAGTGGGTATGAGGGGTG GCCGCGGAGGTGGCGGCAACTATGGCAGAGGTGGAGGATATGGAGGTAATGATTTTGGCCGTGATGGTGGATACTTCGATGGCCGTG GTGACGCTGACTCGTCTGTTTCAGGAGGCAGAGGGGGTGGATACGGAGGAGGAGATGGCGGTTACAACAATGGTTATGGGGGAGGTGACG GTGGTTATGGTGGAGGCCCTGGTGGTTATGGTGGTAACCGTGGCTACGGCGGAGGACAAGGTTATGGTGGTGGACAYGGTGGCGGCTACGGTGGTGGAAATGGCTATAACGACTACAACAATGGCAATGGTGGAAACTTTGGCGGCG GAAACTTTGGCGGCGGTGGCGGTAACAACTACAATGACTTTGGCAACTACAACAACCAGGCTTCCAACTACGGCCCAATGAAGAGTAACAACTTTGGAGGCAGCAGTGGCGGCGGTGGAGGTAGCGGTGGTGGCAGCAGTGGTGGAAGCGGCGGTGGTGGTGGCGGCGGCGGCAGGAGTAGCGGCCCATATGGAG GTGGATATGGAGGTAACTCAGGAGGTGGTGGCGGTGGGTATGGCGGGGGCTCCGGTGGACGACGATTCTAA
- the LOC111976565 gene encoding heterogeneous nuclear ribonucleoprotein A1 isoform X6, with amino-acid sequence MSKEAPREPEQLRKLFIGGLSFETTDESLREHFEQWGSLTDCVVMRDPANKRSRGFGFVTYSGVNEVDAAMEARPHKVDGRLVEPKRAVSREDSSRPGAHVTVKKIFVGGIKEDTEDSHLRDYFEQFGKIEVIDIMTDRTSGKKRGFAFVTFDDHDAVDRIVIQKYHTLNGHNCEVRKALSRQEMQTTGVGMRGGRGGGGNYGRGGGYGGDADSSVSGGRGGGYGGGDGGYNNGYGGGDGGYGGGPGGYGGNRGYGGGQGYGGGHGGGYGGGNGYNDYNNGNGGNFGGGNFGGGGGNNYNDFGNYNNQASNYGPMKSNNFGGSSGGGGGSGGGSSGGSGGGGGGGGRSSGPYGGGYGGNSGGGGGGYGGGSGGRRF; translated from the exons ATGTCGAAAGAG GCCCCACGTGAACCCGAGCAGCTCCGCAAACTGTTCATCGGAGGTCTGAGCTTCGAAACCACGGATGAGAGTTTGCGAGAACACTTCGAACAATGGGGATCTCTTACAGATTGTGTG GTCATGAGAGATCCAGCCAACAAACGCTCTAGAGGTTTTGGGTTTGTCACCTACTCTGGTGTGAACGAGGTCGATGCTGCCATGGAAGCACGCCCCCATAAGGTTGATGGTAGGCTGGTAGAGCCCAAGAGGGCTGTTTCCAGAGAGGACTCTAGCCGTCCAGGCGCTCATGTCACAGTGAAAAAGATATTTGTTGGCGGTATCAAGGAAGACACTGAAGACTCCCACCTACGAGACTACTTTGAGCAATTTGGCAAGATTGAAGTAATAGACATTATGACCGACCGCACCAGTGGCAAGAAGAGGGGCTTCGCCTTTGTCACGTTTGATGACCATGATGCAGTGGACAGGATTGTCA tcCAGAAATACCACACGTTGAACGGTCACAATTGCGAAGTGAGGAAAGCATTGTCCAGACAGGAGATGCAGACAACAGGAGTGGGTATGAGGGGTG GCCGCGGAGGTGGCGGCAACTATGGCAGAGGTGGAGGATATGGAG GTGACGCTGACTCGTCTGTTTCAGGAGGCAGAGGGGGTGGATACGGAGGAGGAGATGGCGGTTACAACAATGGTTATGGGGGAGGTGACG GTGGTTATGGTGGAGGCCCTGGTGGTTATGGTGGTAACCGTGGCTACGGCGGAGGACAAGGTTATGGTGGTGGACAYGGTGGCGGCTACGGTGGTGGAAATGGCTATAACGACTACAACAATGGCAATGGTGGAAACTTTGGCGGCG GAAACTTTGGCGGCGGTGGCGGTAACAACTACAATGACTTTGGCAACTACAACAACCAGGCTTCCAACTACGGCCCAATGAAGAGTAACAACTTTGGAGGCAGCAGTGGCGGCGGTGGAGGTAGCGGTGGTGGCAGCAGTGGTGGAAGCGGCGGTGGTGGTGGCGGCGGCGGCAGGAGTAGCGGCCCATATGGAG GTGGATATGGAGGTAACTCAGGAGGTGGTGGCGGTGGGTATGGCGGGGGCTCCGGTGGACGACGATTCTAA
- the LOC111976565 gene encoding heterogeneous nuclear ribonucleoprotein A1 isoform X2 yields MSKEAPREPEQLRKLFIGGLSFETTDESLREHFEQWGSLTDCVVMRDPANKRSRGFGFVTYSGVNEVDAAMEARPHKVDGRLVEPKRAVSREDSSRPGAHVTVKKIFVGGIKEDTEDSHLRDYFEQFGKIEVIDIMTDRTSGKKRGFAFVTFDDHDAVDRIVIQKYHTLNGHNCEVRKALSRQEMQTTGVGMRGGRGGGGNYGRGGGYGGNDFGRDGGYFDGRGGRGGGYGGGDGGYNNGYGGGDGGYGGGPGGYGGNRGYGGGQGYGGGHGGGYGGGNGYNDYNNGNGGNFGGGKSMASPQEAAPVGGNFGGGGGNNYNDFGNYNNQASNYGPMKSNNFGGSSGGGGGSGGGSSGGSGGGGGGGGRSSGPYGGGYGGNSGGGGGGYGGGSGGRRF; encoded by the exons ATGTCGAAAGAG GCCCCACGTGAACCCGAGCAGCTCCGCAAACTGTTCATCGGAGGTCTGAGCTTCGAAACCACGGATGAGAGTTTGCGAGAACACTTCGAACAATGGGGATCTCTTACAGATTGTGTG GTCATGAGAGATCCAGCCAACAAACGCTCTAGAGGTTTTGGGTTTGTCACCTACTCTGGTGTGAACGAGGTCGATGCTGCCATGGAAGCACGCCCCCATAAGGTTGATGGTAGGCTGGTAGAGCCCAAGAGGGCTGTTTCCAGAGAGGACTCTAGCCGTCCAGGCGCTCATGTCACAGTGAAAAAGATATTTGTTGGCGGTATCAAGGAAGACACTGAAGACTCCCACCTACGAGACTACTTTGAGCAATTTGGCAAGATTGAAGTAATAGACATTATGACCGACCGCACCAGTGGCAAGAAGAGGGGCTTCGCCTTTGTCACGTTTGATGACCATGATGCAGTGGACAGGATTGTCA tcCAGAAATACCACACGTTGAACGGTCACAATTGCGAAGTGAGGAAAGCATTGTCCAGACAGGAGATGCAGACAACAGGAGTGGGTATGAGGGGTG GCCGCGGAGGTGGCGGCAACTATGGCAGAGGTGGAGGATATGGAGGTAATGATTTTGGCCGTGATGGTGGATACTTCGATGGCCGTG GAGGCAGAGGGGGTGGATACGGAGGAGGAGATGGCGGTTACAACAATGGTTATGGGGGAGGTGACG GTGGTTATGGTGGAGGCCCTGGTGGTTATGGTGGTAACCGTGGCTACGGCGGAGGACAAGGTTATGGTGGTGGACAYGGTGGCGGCTACGGTGGTGGAAATGGCTATAACGACTACAACAATGGCAATGGTGGAAACTTTGGCGGCGGTAAGTCCATGGCTTCCCCACAAGAAGCAGCCCCAGTTGGTG GAAACTTTGGCGGCGGTGGCGGTAACAACTACAATGACTTTGGCAACTACAACAACCAGGCTTCCAACTACGGCCCAATGAAGAGTAACAACTTTGGAGGCAGCAGTGGCGGCGGTGGAGGTAGCGGTGGTGGCAGCAGTGGTGGAAGCGGCGGTGGTGGTGGCGGCGGCGGCAGGAGTAGCGGCCCATATGGAG GTGGATATGGAGGTAACTCAGGAGGTGGTGGCGGTGGGTATGGCGGGGGCTCCGGTGGACGACGATTCTAA
- the LOC111976565 gene encoding heterogeneous nuclear ribonucleoprotein A1 isoform X1 has protein sequence MSKEAPREPEQLRKLFIGGLSFETTDESLREHFEQWGSLTDCVVMRDPANKRSRGFGFVTYSGVNEVDAAMEARPHKVDGRLVEPKRAVSREDSSRPGAHVTVKKIFVGGIKEDTEDSHLRDYFEQFGKIEVIDIMTDRTSGKKRGFAFVTFDDHDAVDRIVIQKYHTLNGHNCEVRKALSRQEMQTTGVGMRGGRGGGGNYGRGGGYGGNDFGRDGGYFDGRGDADSSVSGGRGGGYGGGDGGYNNGYGGGDGGYGGGPGGYGGNRGYGGGQGYGGGHGGGYGGGNGYNDYNNGNGGNFGGGKSMASPQEAAPVGGNFGGGGGNNYNDFGNYNNQASNYGPMKSNNFGGSSGGGGGSGGGSSGGSGGGGGGGGRSSGPYGGGYGGNSGGGGGGYGGGSGGRRF, from the exons ATGTCGAAAGAG GCCCCACGTGAACCCGAGCAGCTCCGCAAACTGTTCATCGGAGGTCTGAGCTTCGAAACCACGGATGAGAGTTTGCGAGAACACTTCGAACAATGGGGATCTCTTACAGATTGTGTG GTCATGAGAGATCCAGCCAACAAACGCTCTAGAGGTTTTGGGTTTGTCACCTACTCTGGTGTGAACGAGGTCGATGCTGCCATGGAAGCACGCCCCCATAAGGTTGATGGTAGGCTGGTAGAGCCCAAGAGGGCTGTTTCCAGAGAGGACTCTAGCCGTCCAGGCGCTCATGTCACAGTGAAAAAGATATTTGTTGGCGGTATCAAGGAAGACACTGAAGACTCCCACCTACGAGACTACTTTGAGCAATTTGGCAAGATTGAAGTAATAGACATTATGACCGACCGCACCAGTGGCAAGAAGAGGGGCTTCGCCTTTGTCACGTTTGATGACCATGATGCAGTGGACAGGATTGTCA tcCAGAAATACCACACGTTGAACGGTCACAATTGCGAAGTGAGGAAAGCATTGTCCAGACAGGAGATGCAGACAACAGGAGTGGGTATGAGGGGTG GCCGCGGAGGTGGCGGCAACTATGGCAGAGGTGGAGGATATGGAGGTAATGATTTTGGCCGTGATGGTGGATACTTCGATGGCCGTG GTGACGCTGACTCGTCTGTTTCAGGAGGCAGAGGGGGTGGATACGGAGGAGGAGATGGCGGTTACAACAATGGTTATGGGGGAGGTGACG GTGGTTATGGTGGAGGCCCTGGTGGTTATGGTGGTAACCGTGGCTACGGCGGAGGACAAGGTTATGGTGGTGGACAYGGTGGCGGCTACGGTGGTGGAAATGGCTATAACGACTACAACAATGGCAATGGTGGAAACTTTGGCGGCGGTAAGTCCATGGCTTCCCCACAAGAAGCAGCCCCAGTTGGTG GAAACTTTGGCGGCGGTGGCGGTAACAACTACAATGACTTTGGCAACTACAACAACCAGGCTTCCAACTACGGCCCAATGAAGAGTAACAACTTTGGAGGCAGCAGTGGCGGCGGTGGAGGTAGCGGTGGTGGCAGCAGTGGTGGAAGCGGCGGTGGTGGTGGCGGCGGCGGCAGGAGTAGCGGCCCATATGGAG GTGGATATGGAGGTAACTCAGGAGGTGGTGGCGGTGGGTATGGCGGGGGCTCCGGTGGACGACGATTCTAA
- the cbx5 gene encoding chromobox protein homolog 5, whose product MGKKTRENDDDXSGSSSEEEEFIVEKVLDRRTVKGRVEFFLKWKGYSEKHNTWEPEKNLGCPELIADFMKTYKKPSGVATPSSVGAKSSAGSSGRSKEGSSKRRNSDDDEEGSSNKPKRKKEDDVLIARGFERGLEPEKIIGATDSCGDLMFLMKWKDSDEADLVLAKEANHKCPQIVIAFYEERLTWHEDGDKKEKGAVSM is encoded by the exons ATGGGAAAGAAGACTCGTGAAAATGATGATGATGRCTCGGGCTCATCTTCAGAAGAGGAAGAATTTATTGTGGAGAAGGTTCTGGACAGAAGGACGGTGAAGGGCCGAGTTGAATTCTTCCTTAAGTGGAAAGGCTATTCAGA AAAGCACAACACATGGGAGCCAGAGAAGAATCTCGGCTGCCCCGAGCTCATTGCTGAYTTTATGAAGACTTACAAGAAGCCTAGCGGCGTTGCCACCCCCAGCAGCGTAGGAGCCAAGTCCAGTGCGGGGTCATCAGGCCGTAGCAAGGAAGGCAGCAGCAAGAGGAGAAACTCtgacgatgatgaggaggggaGCAGCAACAAGCCCAAACGGAAAAAAGAG GATGACGTCCTGATTGCGAGAGGCTTTGAGAGAGGTCTGGAACCAGAGAAGATTATTGGAGCCACAGACTCCTGTGGAGACCTCATGTTCCTCATGAAGTG GAAGGACTCTGATGAGGCAGATCTGGTGCTGGCCAAGGAGGCCAATCACAAGTGCCCGCAGATCGTCATAGCTTTCTACGAAGAGCGCCTCACCTGGCATGAAGACGGGGATAAGAAGGAGAAAGGCGCTGTGAGCATGTAA
- the LOC111976565 gene encoding heterogeneous nuclear ribonucleoprotein A1 isoform X3: MSKEAPREPEQLRKLFIGGLSFETTDESLREHFEQWGSLTDCVVMRDPANKRSRGFGFVTYSGVNEVDAAMEARPHKVDGRLVEPKRAVSREDSSRPGAHVTVKKIFVGGIKEDTEDSHLRDYFEQFGKIEVIDIMTDRTSGKKRGFAFVTFDDHDAVDRIVIQKYHTLNGHNCEVRKALSRQEMQTTGVGMRGGRGGGGNYGRGGGYGGDADSSVSGGRGGGYGGGDGGYNNGYGGGDGGYGGGPGGYGGNRGYGGGQGYGGGHGGGYGGGNGYNDYNNGNGGNFGGGKSMASPQEAAPVGGNFGGGGGNNYNDFGNYNNQASNYGPMKSNNFGGSSGGGGGSGGGSSGGSGGGGGGGGRSSGPYGGGYGGNSGGGGGGYGGGSGGRRF, encoded by the exons ATGTCGAAAGAG GCCCCACGTGAACCCGAGCAGCTCCGCAAACTGTTCATCGGAGGTCTGAGCTTCGAAACCACGGATGAGAGTTTGCGAGAACACTTCGAACAATGGGGATCTCTTACAGATTGTGTG GTCATGAGAGATCCAGCCAACAAACGCTCTAGAGGTTTTGGGTTTGTCACCTACTCTGGTGTGAACGAGGTCGATGCTGCCATGGAAGCACGCCCCCATAAGGTTGATGGTAGGCTGGTAGAGCCCAAGAGGGCTGTTTCCAGAGAGGACTCTAGCCGTCCAGGCGCTCATGTCACAGTGAAAAAGATATTTGTTGGCGGTATCAAGGAAGACACTGAAGACTCCCACCTACGAGACTACTTTGAGCAATTTGGCAAGATTGAAGTAATAGACATTATGACCGACCGCACCAGTGGCAAGAAGAGGGGCTTCGCCTTTGTCACGTTTGATGACCATGATGCAGTGGACAGGATTGTCA tcCAGAAATACCACACGTTGAACGGTCACAATTGCGAAGTGAGGAAAGCATTGTCCAGACAGGAGATGCAGACAACAGGAGTGGGTATGAGGGGTG GCCGCGGAGGTGGCGGCAACTATGGCAGAGGTGGAGGATATGGAG GTGACGCTGACTCGTCTGTTTCAGGAGGCAGAGGGGGTGGATACGGAGGAGGAGATGGCGGTTACAACAATGGTTATGGGGGAGGTGACG GTGGTTATGGTGGAGGCCCTGGTGGTTATGGTGGTAACCGTGGCTACGGCGGAGGACAAGGTTATGGTGGTGGACAYGGTGGCGGCTACGGTGGTGGAAATGGCTATAACGACTACAACAATGGCAATGGTGGAAACTTTGGCGGCGGTAAGTCCATGGCTTCCCCACAAGAAGCAGCCCCAGTTGGTG GAAACTTTGGCGGCGGTGGCGGTAACAACTACAATGACTTTGGCAACTACAACAACCAGGCTTCCAACTACGGCCCAATGAAGAGTAACAACTTTGGAGGCAGCAGTGGCGGCGGTGGAGGTAGCGGTGGTGGCAGCAGTGGTGGAAGCGGCGGTGGTGGTGGCGGCGGCGGCAGGAGTAGCGGCCCATATGGAG GTGGATATGGAGGTAACTCAGGAGGTGGTGGCGGTGGGTATGGCGGGGGCTCCGGTGGACGACGATTCTAA